In Caldicellulosiruptor obsidiansis OB47, a single window of DNA contains:
- a CDS encoding carbohydrate ABC transporter permease — protein sequence MKKKTAGDVVFEIFNYLLMIILAVITLYPFLHVLAVSLNDPYDTVKGGITIFPRKFTLVNYTETLNYPQIPWAVMITVLRTVIGTAIGVLSTAMVAYVINRKDFIARRPVAIMFIITMYVGGGLIPDYMLVRGLGLMNNFLVYILPGLISPFNVIVIKSYMEGIPPDLEESAMIDGANDFLIFWRIILPLCAPVIATISLFIAVGHWNSWFDTYLYCSSEPKLTTLQYELQKILSNATASSQVDYYSNLDPNRTMKVTPHSLRMAMTIIVTLPILLVYPFVQRYFIHGMTIGAVKS from the coding sequence GTGAAAAAGAAGACAGCTGGGGATGTGGTTTTTGAAATATTTAATTACCTATTAATGATAATTTTAGCTGTTATCACTCTCTATCCCTTTTTACATGTTTTAGCTGTATCACTAAATGATCCTTATGATACAGTTAAAGGTGGAATTACAATATTTCCACGAAAATTTACTTTAGTAAACTATACAGAAACATTAAACTATCCTCAAATTCCTTGGGCTGTTATGATAACTGTGCTAAGAACAGTTATTGGCACTGCAATAGGTGTTTTGTCAACTGCTATGGTTGCCTATGTTATAAACAGGAAGGATTTTATTGCAAGAAGACCAGTTGCTATAATGTTTATTATTACTATGTACGTAGGTGGAGGCTTGATCCCTGACTACATGTTGGTAAGAGGACTTGGACTTATGAATAACTTTTTAGTGTATATTCTTCCTGGTCTTATAAGTCCTTTTAATGTTATTGTTATAAAGTCATATATGGAAGGAATTCCGCCAGATTTAGAAGAATCAGCAATGATAGATGGAGCGAATGACTTTTTGATATTTTGGAGAATAATATTACCTCTTTGTGCTCCTGTTATTGCAACAATAAGTTTATTTATTGCAGTTGGACACTGGAACTCATGGTTTGATACATATCTGTATTGTTCAAGTGAACCTAAACTTACCACCTTACAGTATGAACTACAGAAAATTTTGTCCAATGCAACTGCATCTTCTCAAGTAGACTATTATAGTAATCTTGATCCCAACAGGACAATGAAAGTCACACCACATTCATTGAGAATGGCAATGACAATTATTGTTACTCTACCCATATTGCTTGTGTACCCATTTGTTCAGAGATATTTCATCCATGGCATGACGATAGGTGCAGTAAAAAGTTAA
- a CDS encoding ABC transporter permease, with amino-acid sequence MNSAKLTKKLWRQRYLILMIFPFIIWLIVFRYIPLWGWIMAFQDYKPGKPIWSQEWVGFKWFIEMFQDPDFYKAMRNTLVMSFMGLIFGFPLPIILALLLNEIKNIVFKRTVQTISYLPHFVSWVVVASLVSEILSPSGVINQILQKFHLTNYPVMFMADPRYFWWIVTFSDIWKELGWNTIIYLAAITSINPELYEAATVDGAGRFRKMINITLPGIMPTVIVLLILSIGNIINIGFEKQFLLRTAATRDVADVIDLYILTYGIGTGRYSFGTAAGVFKSVVSLILLIFANWFSKKATGYRMM; translated from the coding sequence ATGAACAGTGCAAAACTTACAAAGAAGTTGTGGCGACAAAGATATTTAATCCTTATGATTTTTCCTTTTATAATATGGCTTATAGTTTTTAGATATATCCCTCTGTGGGGTTGGATTATGGCGTTTCAGGATTATAAACCTGGCAAACCTATTTGGAGTCAAGAATGGGTTGGATTTAAGTGGTTTATTGAGATGTTTCAGGACCCTGATTTTTATAAGGCTATGAGAAATACCTTAGTTATGAGCTTTATGGGATTAATATTTGGCTTTCCATTGCCAATAATATTAGCTTTGCTTTTGAATGAAATAAAAAATATAGTATTTAAGAGAACTGTTCAGACAATTTCATATCTTCCACATTTTGTTTCATGGGTTGTTGTAGCAAGTTTAGTGAGCGAAATTCTCTCGCCAAGCGGTGTTATAAATCAAATATTACAAAAATTTCATCTCACAAACTACCCGGTGATGTTCATGGCTGATCCCCGGTATTTTTGGTGGATAGTTACATTTTCTGATATTTGGAAAGAACTTGGTTGGAACACGATTATATACTTGGCAGCTATCACGTCAATAAATCCTGAGTTATATGAAGCTGCAACAGTTGATGGTGCTGGAAGATTCAGAAAGATGATAAACATAACTTTGCCTGGTATAATGCCAACAGTCATAGTTCTTTTGATTTTAAGTATAGGAAACATAATAAACATAGGGTTTGAAAAGCAATTTCTTTTAAGAACAGCTGCAACAAGAGATGTTGCTGATGTAATTGACCTTTATATACTTACATATGGTATAGGTACAGGCAGATATTCGTTTGGAACAGCTGCAGGTGTTTTCAAGTCAGTGGTGAGCTTGATTCTACTTATTTTTGCTAATTGGTTTTCTAAAAAGGCAACTGGATATCGAATGATGTAA
- a CDS encoding response regulator transcription factor encodes MLKTILIDDEPIILEGLQKIIDWESLGFEVVATAQDGIEGLEKIKKFKPEVALIDIRIPGIDGLTLINKLKEEKVNTKIIIISGYSEFEYAKEAIELGVESYLLKPVDPYLLQQKLEKVKQKISQEIELQKMMHTTQELGLEKVIEKLLLGTFEANEIDYFNGFYKLSLPWKKYQVAIVTFYNKGNQKFMEDRIFRFKSEVDGFLKRNKCGYTTVVNNHICILFKDFWYPFNSKSINILKENLMRIAGSQVIISIGSEVNDYNLIKKSFEEANRLLENRFLLGYKGIIYIGECKEYEKNRENKFNDKEYIEKLVMAIVLNGFDSINQILEKKTENLLYSDMSEEDVKINFLNFYIETLYKLLQDNLYKPVVEKYLCREILKNLYMQQTLTELKSLIKFYFVSLADEISKIDPKSFKRKIAEFIEKNYFADIKLEIIANAFGYNSSYFSKLFKKIFGENFTIYLDKVRIEKAKAFLKEGYKVCETSKKVGFDDVDYFCSKFKKYVGLSPKEYKEQIKK; translated from the coding sequence ATGCTAAAGACAATTTTAATTGACGATGAGCCTATTATTTTAGAAGGTCTTCAAAAAATTATTGATTGGGAATCTCTGGGGTTTGAGGTTGTCGCTACTGCTCAAGATGGAATAGAAGGATTGGAAAAAATAAAAAAATTTAAACCTGAGGTTGCTTTGATTGATATTAGAATACCCGGAATAGATGGGCTTACGCTAATAAACAAGTTAAAAGAGGAAAAAGTGAATACAAAAATTATAATTATTTCAGGGTATTCTGAATTTGAATATGCAAAAGAAGCAATTGAACTTGGTGTTGAAAGTTATTTGCTAAAACCTGTTGACCCGTATTTACTTCAGCAGAAGTTAGAGAAGGTAAAACAAAAAATTAGCCAGGAAATTGAACTTCAAAAAATGATGCATACAACTCAAGAACTTGGTTTGGAAAAAGTAATAGAAAAACTTTTGCTGGGGACATTTGAAGCTAATGAAATAGACTATTTTAATGGTTTTTATAAACTTTCACTTCCGTGGAAAAAATACCAGGTTGCAATAGTAACATTTTATAACAAGGGTAATCAAAAGTTTATGGAAGATAGGATTTTTCGTTTTAAGAGCGAAGTGGATGGATTTTTAAAAAGAAATAAGTGTGGATATACTACTGTTGTTAACAATCATATATGCATACTTTTCAAAGATTTTTGGTATCCATTCAATAGCAAAAGTATTAACATTTTAAAAGAAAACTTAATGAGAATTGCGGGAAGTCAAGTAATAATCTCAATTGGGAGTGAAGTGAATGACTATAATCTTATTAAAAAATCATTTGAGGAAGCAAATAGGCTTCTTGAAAACAGATTTTTGCTGGGGTATAAAGGAATTATTTACATAGGAGAATGTAAGGAATATGAAAAAAATAGGGAAAATAAATTTAACGATAAAGAATATATTGAAAAATTGGTAATGGCTATTGTTCTAAATGGATTTGACAGTATTAATCAGATACTTGAAAAGAAAACTGAAAACCTTTTGTATAGCGATATGTCTGAAGAAGATGTAAAAATAAATTTTTTAAACTTTTATATTGAAACATTATATAAATTGTTACAAGACAATTTATATAAGCCTGTTGTTGAAAAGTATCTTTGTCGGGAGATTTTAAAAAACCTTTATATGCAACAGACATTAACAGAATTAAAAAGTTTAATAAAGTTCTATTTTGTATCTTTGGCAGATGAAATCAGTAAAATAGATCCTAAGAGCTTTAAAAGAAAAATTGCTGAATTCATAGAAAAAAACTATTTTGCAGATATAAAATTAGAAATAATTGCCAATGCATTTGGATACAACAGTTCATATTTTAGTAAACTATTCAAAAAGATATTTGGAGAAAACTTTACAATATATTTAGATAAAGTGCGAATAGAAAAAGCAAAAGCCTTTTTGAAGGAAGGATATAAGGTATGCGAAACAAGTAAAAAAGTTGGATTTGATGACGTTGATTATTTCTGTTCAAAGTTTAAAAAATATGTAGGACTTTCACCAAAAGAATATAAAGAACAAATAAAGAAATAA
- a CDS encoding sensor histidine kinase has protein sequence MRFFFVNLKIKKKFILAFVISALIPQTILGIILFLNLRAIALENAIKDTRKNVEDVKIKLMDIVQNAVDISNKLYLDKKLLNILSTEYKDISEIYYDYNSYTELSNLMSIYHRNIYAIKIFAFNPTLLDTGEIIKVDQHIKAQKWFKKAIKGDGKILWDLVYDENPFRPQYYFSLIRLIKNSYGEKIGVMVIYIKKEKLEEILSLHLNTLVVNDDKVVVVAKDEKLIGKRLNFDLSLEDDCFFKNFNIYNQRTMAILGTISASESGNSFLKIISFFSKKKIFESVNRITFITFGLILINLLVSLLLMLLFSKLITDRIAILNKKVNEISHGNLDAQINILGNDEIGQLTENIKTMAKNIKNLIDQVYLAEIQKQQIIAKQREIQLEMLCNQINPHFLFNTLESIRMKAFCTGQHEIAHVVYLLSDLLRKSLEMTTDLISLEKEIEIVKEFLEIQKFRFGDKINYKIEVQENLFSSKVLPFIIQPLVENSIRHGIEPMIGKGSIEVKVFEEDEVIKIIVADNGVGMSKEKLEELLSSLDGKDKSHVGLKNVYHRLRLFYGDEARIYIDSELSKGTNVKIQIPKR, from the coding sequence ATGAGATTCTTTTTTGTAAATTTGAAAATAAAGAAAAAGTTCATATTGGCATTTGTGATTTCTGCTTTAATTCCCCAAACTATTTTGGGGATTATTCTTTTTTTAAACCTCAGAGCAATTGCTTTAGAAAATGCTATCAAAGACACGAGAAAAAATGTTGAGGATGTAAAAATCAAACTTATGGATATTGTACAGAATGCGGTTGATATTTCTAATAAGTTATATCTTGATAAAAAACTCTTGAATATACTTTCAACAGAATATAAAGATATATCTGAGATTTATTATGATTATAATTCATATACAGAACTTTCCAATCTTATGTCTATTTACCACAGAAATATTTATGCAATAAAAATTTTTGCATTTAATCCCACATTGCTTGATACAGGCGAAATTATAAAGGTTGACCAGCACATTAAAGCTCAGAAATGGTTTAAAAAAGCGATAAAAGGTGATGGAAAAATTTTATGGGACCTTGTTTATGATGAGAATCCATTTCGTCCACAGTATTATTTCAGTTTGATCAGACTAATAAAAAATTCTTATGGAGAAAAAATAGGTGTAATGGTGATTTATATAAAGAAAGAAAAACTTGAAGAAATATTATCACTTCATTTAAACACTCTTGTAGTTAACGATGATAAAGTTGTTGTTGTAGCAAAGGATGAAAAACTTATTGGCAAAAGACTAAATTTTGACTTGTCCTTAGAAGATGATTGTTTTTTTAAAAATTTCAATATCTATAACCAAAGAACAATGGCAATTTTAGGTACAATTAGTGCAAGTGAAAGTGGGAATAGCTTCCTTAAAATTATTTCATTTTTCTCGAAGAAAAAAATATTTGAAAGTGTTAACAGAATAACTTTTATTACATTTGGACTTATACTTATTAATTTACTGGTTTCACTTCTGCTTATGCTCTTATTCTCTAAGCTAATAACAGATAGAATAGCAATATTAAATAAAAAAGTAAATGAAATATCGCATGGCAATTTAGATGCACAGATAAATATTTTAGGCAATGATGAAATAGGACAGCTCACAGAAAATATAAAAACAATGGCGAAAAATATCAAAAATCTAATTGACCAGGTATATCTTGCAGAAATTCAAAAACAACAAATAATAGCAAAACAAAGAGAAATCCAGCTTGAAATGCTTTGTAATCAGATAAATCCTCATTTTTTATTCAATACTCTTGAATCTATCAGGATGAAAGCATTTTGTACTGGTCAACATGAAATAGCTCATGTTGTTTATTTATTGAGTGATCTACTAAGAAAAAGCCTTGAGATGACAACAGATTTAATATCTTTGGAAAAAGAAATTGAAATTGTTAAGGAGTTTTTAGAAATTCAAAAGTTTCGATTTGGAGATAAAATAAATTACAAAATTGAAGTTCAGGAAAATCTCTTTTCTTCAAAAGTGCTTCCATTTATTATCCAGCCACTTGTAGAAAATTCTATCAGACATGGCATAGAACCTATGATAGGTAAAGGAAGTATTGAAGTTAAAGTATTTGAAGAAGATGAAGTGATAAAGATAATTGTAGCGGACAATGGAGTTGGAATGTCAAAGGAAAAGCTTGAAGAGCTTTTAAGTTCTTTAGATGGAAAAGACAAAAGTCATGTAGGACTAAAAAATGTTTATCATAGACTGAGACTGTTTTATGGGGATGAGGCAAGAATTTATATAGATAGTGAACTTAGTAAAGGCACAAATGTGAAAATTCAAATTCCAAAGAGGTGA
- the yicI gene encoding alpha-xylosidase encodes MKFTEGFWRVKEGVRLYHPAHLYDYEVTRDSVTVYAPAQFITNRGQTLQGPVFTMRFSSPFEDIIRVQIWHYKGQMDKKPYFEFYKEEGYCPLIEDSSDTIVITSGKLKATINKKGEWGVTYYYEDKYLTKNGYKYLGYAIMSDNTTYMREQLSLGVGECVYGLGERFTPFVKNGQTVDIWNEDGGTISEKAYKNIPFYITNRGYGVFVNDPGRVSFEVASENVERVQFSVKGEYLEYFIIGGSNMKNVLENYTKLTGRPKLPPAWSFGLWLTTSFITNYDEKTVTSFIDGMLERDIPLHVFHFDCFWMKDMHWVDFEWDKRVFPEPFKMLNGLKEKGIKICVWINPYVSQLSKLFDEGKEKGYFLKKANGDIWQTDDWQPGMAIVDFTNPEACKWYSEKLKELIKMGVDCFKTDFGERIPTDVVYFNGSDPEKMHNYYTYLYNKKVYEILEEVLGKGEAVVFARSATAGSQKFPVHWGGDCLASYESMAETLRGGLSLSLCGFGFWSHDIAGFESTATPDLYKRWVAFGLLSSHSRLHGNSAYKVPWLYDDEAVDVLRFFTKLKCRLMPYIFAKAKETVEKGIPVLRPMVLEFPDDPACEYLDRQYMLGDSLLVAPVFSTNGKVKYYVPEGTWTNILTGEKVVGGRWREEKHGYFSLPLLARPNSIIPIGSCDARPDYDYVNNVTLNVYELEDGKVACVVVNNVSGETELELEVKRNNGKILITVLKDSQKPWRLFFHGLGLKSQFNAIVNQKDNGSEVILEVASKEALLNIDKIYN; translated from the coding sequence ATGAAATTCACAGAAGGTTTTTGGCGTGTCAAGGAAGGAGTGAGATTATATCATCCAGCTCATTTATATGATTATGAAGTGACAAGAGATTCTGTTACTGTGTATGCGCCAGCTCAATTTATCACAAATCGAGGTCAAACTTTACAAGGGCCTGTTTTCACTATGCGATTTTCTTCGCCGTTTGAGGATATTATAAGAGTGCAAATTTGGCACTACAAAGGGCAAATGGATAAAAAGCCATATTTTGAATTTTATAAAGAAGAAGGATATTGTCCTTTGATAGAAGATTCTTCGGATACTATAGTAATAACAAGTGGGAAGCTCAAAGCCACCATTAATAAAAAAGGCGAATGGGGAGTAACATATTACTATGAAGACAAATATCTAACAAAAAATGGTTATAAGTATCTTGGTTATGCAATCATGTCTGATAATACTACTTACATGAGGGAACAGCTTTCTTTGGGTGTTGGCGAGTGTGTTTATGGGCTGGGTGAGAGATTTACCCCTTTTGTTAAGAATGGGCAGACAGTTGATATTTGGAATGAAGATGGTGGAACCATTTCTGAGAAGGCTTACAAGAACATTCCTTTTTATATCACAAACCGTGGTTATGGAGTTTTTGTAAATGATCCGGGGCGTGTGTCATTTGAGGTTGCCTCTGAGAATGTTGAGAGAGTTCAATTTTCTGTGAAAGGTGAGTATTTAGAGTATTTTATAATCGGTGGTAGTAACATGAAAAATGTTTTAGAAAATTACACAAAACTTACTGGTCGACCAAAACTTCCACCAGCTTGGTCTTTCGGACTGTGGCTTACAACCTCTTTTATCACGAATTATGATGAAAAGACAGTTACAAGCTTTATAGATGGAATGCTTGAAAGAGATATTCCTCTTCATGTATTTCACTTTGACTGTTTCTGGATGAAGGATATGCACTGGGTTGATTTTGAATGGGATAAAAGGGTCTTTCCAGAACCTTTCAAGATGCTAAATGGTTTAAAAGAAAAGGGAATTAAGATTTGTGTTTGGATAAATCCTTATGTGTCTCAACTTTCGAAACTTTTTGATGAGGGAAAAGAAAAAGGATATTTTTTAAAAAAAGCCAATGGGGATATTTGGCAGACAGATGATTGGCAACCTGGAATGGCTATTGTTGATTTTACAAACCCGGAGGCTTGCAAGTGGTATTCAGAAAAGCTCAAAGAGTTAATTAAAATGGGAGTAGATTGTTTTAAGACAGATTTTGGCGAGAGAATTCCAACAGATGTTGTATACTTTAATGGTTCTGACCCTGAAAAGATGCACAATTACTACACTTATCTTTACAACAAGAAGGTATATGAAATATTGGAAGAAGTTCTTGGCAAAGGAGAGGCAGTTGTCTTTGCGAGGTCTGCAACAGCTGGAAGTCAAAAATTCCCTGTGCACTGGGGCGGAGATTGTTTGGCTTCATATGAGTCCATGGCAGAGACACTAAGAGGAGGTCTTTCACTTTCACTTTGCGGATTTGGTTTTTGGAGTCATGATATAGCAGGTTTTGAGAGCACGGCAACTCCAGATCTTTATAAAAGATGGGTTGCATTTGGGCTTTTGTCTTCCCATAGCAGACTTCATGGAAATTCTGCCTATAAAGTTCCATGGCTTTATGACGATGAAGCAGTAGATGTTTTGAGGTTTTTTACAAAGCTAAAATGTAGACTTATGCCTTATATCTTTGCAAAGGCTAAAGAAACGGTAGAAAAGGGAATTCCAGTCTTAAGACCTATGGTATTAGAGTTTCCAGATGACCCAGCATGCGAATACCTTGATAGACAATATATGCTTGGAGACAGCCTCTTAGTTGCTCCAGTTTTCTCAACAAATGGTAAAGTTAAGTATTATGTTCCAGAGGGAACATGGACAAATATATTGACTGGAGAGAAAGTTGTTGGTGGCAGATGGAGAGAGGAAAAACATGGCTATTTTAGCCTTCCACTTTTGGCAAGACCGAATTCGATAATTCCAATAGGAAGTTGTGACGCAAGACCTGATTATGATTATGTGAACAATGTGACTTTGAATGTTTATGAATTGGAAGATGGAAAAGTAGCTTGTGTGGTTGTAAATAATGTAAGTGGCGAAACAGAACTTGAATTAGAAGTAAAAAGAAACAATGGTAAAATTTTAATAACTGTATTGAAAGATTCTCAAAAGCCGTGGAGACTTTTTTTCCATGGACTTGGATTAAAGTCTCAGTTTAATGCAATTGTAAATCAAAAAGATAATGGTAGTGAAGTAATTTTAGAAGTAGCAAGTAAAGAGGCGTTGTTGAATATTGACAAAATATATAATTAA
- a CDS encoding AraC family transcriptional regulator, translated as MDERLRLKEKVQHGSAIFPINVYENIFVHENNTLLPHWHEEFEIVYLEKGTASFRVDGKEYFLGPKQFLFVNCGSIHGGKAEEDPEPYAIVFSFNMLFSETPDICKSKYLQSILERKVLVQNKFDDHCVGELISSIITVWKEKPKGYELLVKGYLYTIFYHLFNRGYIITDTTDREFDLKIERIKSALDYINLNYSSELDIDMLAKVSNLSKFYFCRLFKEITHLTPVDYINKFRVEKAIELIKNTDMSISEIAFEVGFNSVSYFIKVFKEYVGTTPFKYKKI; from the coding sequence ATGGATGAAAGACTGAGGCTAAAAGAAAAGGTTCAGCACGGCAGTGCTATATTTCCTATAAATGTTTATGAAAATATATTTGTTCATGAGAACAATACTCTTCTTCCTCACTGGCATGAAGAATTTGAGATAGTTTATCTTGAAAAGGGAACAGCGAGTTTTAGAGTTGATGGCAAAGAGTATTTTTTGGGACCAAAACAGTTTTTATTTGTCAACTGTGGTTCAATTCACGGTGGAAAAGCTGAAGAAGATCCCGAGCCTTATGCTATTGTGTTCAGTTTTAATATGCTCTTTTCAGAAACTCCAGATATATGCAAAAGCAAATATTTGCAATCTATTTTAGAAAGAAAAGTGCTTGTTCAAAATAAGTTTGATGACCATTGTGTTGGAGAACTAATTTCGAGCATAATAACAGTGTGGAAAGAAAAGCCAAAAGGTTATGAACTTTTGGTAAAGGGCTATTTATATACTATATTTTATCATCTTTTTAATAGAGGCTATATTATAACAGATACTACTGACAGAGAATTTGATTTAAAAATTGAGAGGATAAAATCTGCACTTGATTATATAAATTTAAACTATTCATCTGAACTTGATATTGACATGTTAGCAAAAGTTTCAAACCTAAGCAAATTCTATTTTTGTCGTCTTTTCAAGGAAATTACTCATCTCACACCGGTTGATTACATAAACAAATTCAGGGTTGAAAAAGCAATAGAGCTTATCAAAAATACAGACATGAGTATTTCTGAAATTGCATTTGAAGTAGGTTTTAACAGTGTAAGTTATTTTATAAAGGTTTTTAAAGAGTATGTGGGCACAACTCCATTCAAGTACAAGAAAATATAA
- a CDS encoding transketolase family protein, whose translation MAKIATREAYGQALAEFGEIYKNIVVLDADLSKSTRTEIFKKKFPERFFNIGIAEQDLMATAAGFATCGKIPFASTFAVFAAGRAYDQVRNSIGYPHLNVKIGASHAGVSIGEDGASHQMLEDIALMRVIPGMVVLSPADATSTYECVRLAIEHEGPVYIRLGRLGVEEIYKKGELKLTLGKGIVLQKGKDVGILATGLMVHEAIKAAKMLQDEGVSVYLVDMPCIKPIDVDLILDVAKITGCIVTAEEHNILGGFGSAVSEVLAQNYPVPVKMVGVNDEFGRSGKPEDVLKYYKLTAEEIVNKAKEVMKMKK comes from the coding sequence ATGGCAAAAATAGCAACAAGAGAGGCATATGGTCAGGCATTGGCTGAGTTTGGGGAAATATATAAAAATATTGTTGTGCTTGATGCTGACCTTTCAAAATCAACAAGGACAGAAATTTTCAAGAAAAAGTTTCCTGAAAGGTTTTTCAATATAGGAATTGCAGAACAGGACCTCATGGCAACAGCAGCAGGATTTGCAACATGTGGCAAAATTCCTTTTGCAAGTACATTTGCGGTCTTTGCTGCTGGAAGAGCTTATGACCAGGTGAGAAATTCAATAGGTTATCCACACTTAAATGTAAAGATTGGAGCCTCACATGCAGGTGTGTCAATCGGCGAAGATGGTGCATCCCATCAGATGCTTGAAGATATAGCATTGATGAGGGTTATCCCTGGCATGGTAGTATTATCACCTGCTGATGCGACATCAACTTATGAGTGTGTAAGACTTGCGATTGAGCATGAAGGACCTGTTTATATTCGTTTGGGCAGGCTTGGTGTTGAGGAAATTTACAAAAAAGGAGAGCTGAAGCTTACTCTTGGCAAAGGTATTGTTCTTCAAAAAGGGAAAGATGTTGGTATTTTGGCAACAGGACTTATGGTACATGAAGCTATAAAGGCAGCAAAAATGCTTCAGGATGAAGGTGTTTCGGTATATCTTGTTGATATGCCATGCATAAAACCAATTGATGTTGATTTGATTTTAGATGTGGCAAAGATAACTGGCTGCATTGTCACAGCAGAAGAGCACAATATCTTAGGCGGTTTTGGAAGTGCTGTTTCTGAGGTTTTGGCTCAAAACTATCCTGTACCGGTAAAAATGGTTGGTGTAAATGATGAGTTTGGAAGGTCAGGAAAGCCTGAGGATGTTCTCAAATATTACAAGCTCACAGCAGAGGAGATTGTCAACAAAGCAAAAGAAGTTATGAAGATGAAAAAATAA